A region from the Rhodopseudomonas julia genome encodes:
- a CDS encoding LysE family translocator, which translates to MDFLPSLAVIATFTFAAGVLIITPGPDMTLFLSRTLTQGRAAGLAAMLGATSGLVVHTMLAAFGLSALLAASPKAFLAVKIVGALYLLFLAFQAIRRGSALTLDTTLRSRQPLMKSWLAGFGINLLNPKIVLFFVTFLPQFISVNDPHASAKLAFLGSYFICLGVPSCAAMVLAADRVSATLRRSRKISRAIDWLCASIFGAFAFRILLARGQ; encoded by the coding sequence ATGGACTTTCTTCCCTCGCTGGCGGTTATCGCCACCTTCACCTTCGCGGCCGGCGTGCTCATCATTACGCCCGGCCCCGATATGACGCTGTTTCTCAGCCGCACGTTGACGCAGGGACGCGCGGCCGGACTTGCCGCCATGCTGGGCGCGACCTCGGGCCTCGTGGTGCACACGATGCTCGCGGCCTTCGGGTTGTCGGCGCTCCTCGCCGCCTCGCCAAAGGCCTTCCTCGCGGTGAAGATTGTCGGAGCGCTCTATCTTCTCTTCCTCGCGTTCCAGGCGATCCGCCGTGGTTCGGCTCTGACACTCGATACGACCCTGCGCTCCAGACAGCCGCTCATGAAGAGCTGGCTTGCAGGCTTCGGCATCAATCTCCTCAATCCGAAGATCGTTTTGTTCTTCGTGACCTTCCTGCCGCAGTTCATTTCGGTAAACGACCCGCACGCCTCTGCCAAGCTGGCGTTTCTCGGATCTTATTTCATCTGTCTCGGCGTCCCCTCCTGTGCAGCAATGGTGCTCGCCGCCGACCGAGTTTCTGCCACGCTGCGTCGCTCGCGCAAGATCTCGCGTGCGATCGATTGGCTCTGTGCCAGCATTTTCGGCGCCTTCGCTTTCCGGATCCTGCTCGCACGCGGGCAATAA
- a CDS encoding Bax inhibitor-1/YccA family protein → MAEFDRQYQTVDRSSTVSRAGARAGIDEGLRAFMLGIYNNMAMGLAVTGVAAFATFYFAVDQTAGGAMLTPFGQAIYASPLKWLVMLAPLAFVFGFSAGINRMQPGTARIVFLAFAAVMGLSLSTIFLVFTGQSIVQTFFVTAAAFGGLSLWGYTTKKDLSGWGSFLVMGLIGIIIASVVNIFLASSALQFAVSAIGVLLFAGLTAYDTQRLKNTYDYVSGDSVAAGRASIMGALQLYLDFINLFMFLLQFMGNRN, encoded by the coding sequence ATGGCTGAATTCGACCGGCAGTACCAGACTGTCGATCGCTCGAGCACAGTATCCCGGGCCGGCGCCCGCGCTGGCATCGATGAGGGCCTGCGCGCCTTCATGCTCGGCATCTACAACAACATGGCGATGGGCCTCGCCGTGACCGGCGTTGCCGCCTTCGCGACGTTCTATTTCGCCGTCGATCAGACGGCGGGCGGCGCGATGCTGACGCCTTTCGGTCAGGCGATTTATGCGAGCCCGCTGAAGTGGCTTGTCATGCTCGCCCCGCTCGCCTTCGTGTTCGGCTTTTCGGCCGGCATCAACCGTATGCAGCCGGGAACGGCGCGGATCGTGTTTCTTGCCTTCGCGGCGGTGATGGGTCTGTCGCTGTCCACGATCTTCCTGGTCTTCACCGGCCAGTCGATCGTGCAGACGTTCTTCGTCACGGCGGCGGCCTTCGGTGGCCTCTCTTTGTGGGGTTACACCACGAAGAAAGATCTGTCGGGCTGGGGATCGTTCCTGGTGATGGGCCTGATCGGCATCATCATCGCCTCGGTCGTGAACATCTTCCTCGCCTCGTCGGCGCTGCAATTCGCCGTCTCGGCGATCGGTGTGCTGCTCTTCGCAGGCCTCACCGCCTACGACACGCAGCGGCTGAAGAACACGTATGATTACGTGTCGGGTGACAGTGTGGCCGCGGGCCGCGCCTCCATCATGGGCGCCCTGCAGCTCTACCTCGACTTCATCAACCTCTTCATGTTCCTGCTGCAGTTCATGGGCAACCGCAACTAA
- the gcvA gene encoding transcriptional regulator GcvA produces the protein MPSSLPPVAAIRVFEAAARHLNFTAAAEELAMTQAAVSYQIKLLEERLGTRLFVRRARGVELTEAGARLAPAVLRAFEGLRESFAAFAVTSEHILSVSAVPTFATTWLVPRLGFFQLAHPEIAVRLDTSNQLTDFARDSIDLGLRAGRGDWPGLAIHKLRDIAFSPMMSPALAARLGPAPQPSDLLDLPLIDPSDSWWDDWFRLADVETGNIEERSGLHLLSQHLAARAAIAGQGVAILEPAFFHEELADGRLVQPFPLLASSDWGYYLVYPETHRLPRKVRVFRDWIVSRLQEEAALRPDRAAAEAADPRIR, from the coding sequence ATGCCTTCTTCGCTTCCGCCAGTGGCGGCGATCCGCGTTTTCGAGGCCGCTGCGCGGCATCTGAACTTCACGGCGGCCGCCGAAGAGCTCGCCATGACGCAGGCGGCCGTCAGCTACCAGATCAAGCTTCTGGAAGAGCGCCTCGGCACGCGCCTCTTCGTGCGCCGGGCGCGCGGCGTCGAGCTGACCGAGGCGGGCGCCCGCCTTGCCCCGGCCGTGCTGCGCGCCTTTGAAGGGTTGCGGGAGAGTTTCGCCGCCTTTGCCGTCACCAGCGAACACATCCTCTCGGTGAGCGCCGTCCCCACCTTCGCGACCACCTGGCTCGTTCCAAGGCTTGGCTTCTTCCAGCTCGCCCATCCGGAAATCGCCGTGCGTCTCGACACCAGCAACCAATTGACGGATTTCGCGCGCGATTCCATCGATCTCGGGCTCCGGGCAGGCCGCGGCGACTGGCCGGGCCTCGCGATCCACAAGCTGCGCGACATCGCCTTCTCGCCGATGATGAGCCCGGCACTTGCCGCGCGCCTCGGGCCCGCGCCGCAGCCCTCCGACCTTCTCGACCTCCCCTTGATCGATCCGTCGGATTCCTGGTGGGACGACTGGTTCCGCCTCGCCGATGTCGAGACCGGCAATATCGAAGAGCGCTCGGGCCTGCATCTTCTGTCCCAGCACCTTGCCGCTCGTGCCGCTATTGCCGGCCAGGGTGTCGCGATTCTCGAACCGGCCTTCTTCCATGAAGAGCTTGCGGATGGACGCCTCGTCCAGCCCTTCCCGCTCCTCGCGTCCTCCGATTGGGGCTATTACCTCGTCTATCCCGAAACCCACCGGCTGCCGCGCAAAGTGCGCGTCTTTCGCGATTGGATCGTGAGCCGTCTGCAGGAAGAGGCGGCGCTCCGCCCGGACAGGGCGGCCGCAGAGGCGGCAGATCCCCGCATACGCTGA
- the thpR gene encoding RNA 2',3'-cyclic phosphodiesterase produces the protein MPRLFTALELPSDIAFSLSLLRGGLPGARWIDPENYHITLRFIGDVDHRTANEVAATLAQVSRPGFEIALSGLGTFGGRKPHSVWAGVSAGDKLRELQADLERRLQRLGLEPDRRKFSPHVTLARLKTASQADVAAYLTLRGDFRTPPFEVGRFVLLSSRDSRGGGPYIMEEAYPLAA, from the coding sequence ATGCCCCGCCTCTTCACGGCGCTCGAGCTTCCCTCCGACATCGCCTTCTCGCTCTCCCTGTTGCGCGGCGGCCTGCCCGGGGCGCGCTGGATCGATCCGGAGAATTACCACATCACGCTCCGCTTTATCGGCGACGTCGACCACCGCACGGCGAACGAGGTCGCCGCCACGCTGGCGCAGGTAAGCCGTCCGGGCTTCGAAATCGCCTTGTCGGGGCTCGGCACCTTTGGCGGACGCAAGCCCCATTCCGTCTGGGCGGGCGTCTCTGCCGGCGACAAGCTTCGCGAATTGCAGGCTGATCTGGAACGCCGTCTGCAGCGCCTCGGCCTCGAGCCCGACCGGCGCAAATTCAGTCCGCATGTGACGCTCGCCCGCCTCAAGACGGCGAGCCAGGCCGATGTCGCCGCCTATCTCACGCTGCGCGGCGATTTCCGCACGCCGCCCTTCGAGGTCGGACGTTTCGTGCTTCTCTCCTCGCGCGATTCCAGAGGCGGCGGCCCCTACATCATGGAAGAGGCCTATCCGCTCGCAGCCTGA
- a CDS encoding DUF2794 domain-containing protein: MHSGTHSGGKSNAHKALVAFHRTELDVILRVYGRRVAEGEWRDYAIDHMTDRAIFSIFRRASEMPLYKVEKVPALARKQGAYRVVATGGTILKRGHDLAQVLKILDRPKLKLVSG, translated from the coding sequence ATGCATTCTGGCACGCATTCCGGCGGGAAGTCGAACGCCCACAAGGCACTCGTCGCCTTTCACCGCACCGAACTCGACGTCATCCTCAGAGTTTACGGGCGGCGCGTGGCCGAAGGCGAATGGCGCGATTATGCCATCGACCATATGACGGATCGGGCGATTTTTTCGATCTTCCGGCGTGCCAGCGAAATGCCGCTCTACAAGGTCGAAAAGGTCCCGGCGCTGGCGCGCAAACAGGGCGCCTACCGCGTCGTGGCAACCGGTGGCACGATCCTGAAGCGTGGCCACGATCTGGCGCAGGTTCTGAAGATTCTCGATCGGCCGAAGCTGAAGCTCGTTTCCGGCTGA
- a CDS encoding GNAT family N-acetyltransferase: MDTPASLTIRPAEAADIPAITQIYAHAVLHGTASYELDAPDETEMLSRFETVTAGGHPYLVALRGDEILGYAYAGAFRARRAYRYMVEDAIYIHPEAHRQGIGRRLLEALIAESERRGFRQMVAVIGDGSRHVASVGLHAALGFRHAGTITASGYKFGRWLDTVWMQKELGEGGSTLPDRDPGLPAS; the protein is encoded by the coding sequence ATGGACACGCCAGCCTCTCTCACAATTCGTCCCGCCGAAGCGGCCGATATCCCCGCCATCACGCAGATCTACGCGCATGCCGTCCTTCACGGCACGGCAAGCTACGAGCTCGATGCACCCGACGAGACGGAGATGCTGTCGCGCTTCGAAACGGTCACGGCAGGCGGCCATCCCTACCTCGTGGCGCTCAGAGGCGACGAGATCCTGGGCTACGCCTATGCCGGTGCCTTTCGCGCCCGCCGCGCCTATCGCTACATGGTCGAGGACGCGATCTACATTCACCCCGAAGCCCATCGCCAGGGCATCGGCCGCCGGCTCCTTGAAGCGCTCATCGCAGAATCGGAACGGCGCGGCTTCCGTCAGATGGTCGCCGTCATCGGCGATGGCAGCCGCCATGTCGCCTCCGTCGGCCTGCATGCGGCCTTGGGCTTCCGCCATGCCGGGACGATCACCGCATCGGGCTACAAATTCGGCCGTTGGCTCGACACCGTGTGGATGCAGAAAGAACTCGGCGAGGGCGGCAGCACACTGCCCGATCGCGATCCGGGGCTTCCGGCGTCTTAG
- a CDS encoding ABC transporter permease, with product MATPSSPAPRRAPAVTSLRFALRELRGGLAGFYVFLACIALGVAAIAGVNSVSRALTEGIAHEGRTILGGDISFSLIHRQANPEEYAFLTKTADDARGELTLVSNMRAMARRLDGSDQTLIELKAVGPLYPQLGTFALAGGGDVQEALSPQNGVSGAVAAPELMERLNLTVGDEVALGATTVAIRGIAETEPDRLSDGIGFGPRLLVSEETLEATGLVRPGSLITYEYRLILPGASDERLTAIRDTADERFPEAGWRMRSRDNASPRLSDNIDRFAQFLTLVGLTALVVGGVGVGNAVASFVDLKRPSIATLKCLGASRSFVFRTYLTQILILAALGIAIGLAVGAILPFVALAALSNILPLSAVPALYPRELALAALYGLLVALSFSLWPLGRARDLKASSLFADRSAHFAAKPALSIRLLQLGLLAGLAAIAILLSADWHIAAWFVAGVIVVFFILRLMALAIVWAAAHAGTIRNTTLRLAIRNIQRPGALTGSVVLSLGLGLTLLVTLALIDSNMRAQLTGRIADEAPDFFFVDIQNAEREPFVALLRQVAPDGTIQTVPMLRGRITEVHGTPASEIEPEEGSGWVLRGDRGITYSSELPENSRIEEGKWWPENYTGEPLVSFDGDLARGLGLKLGDTVTVNVLGRSITAKIANFRSVEWESLAINFVMVFSPNTFAGAPHTHLATLALPEGSPEKISGNVLREVTNAFPGVTSVRVKDAIEAVNSVVRQLALAVRIAASLALVVSMLVLAGALAAGHRQRRQDAVILKALGATRRQLMTAFAVEYGLLGLATGFFALLAGAGAAWLVVSALMDFRFTLFPWVAAAAAVIALVVTIGLGLAGTWRILSVRPAPFLRNL from the coding sequence ATGGCAACGCCTTCGTCCCCCGCCCCTCGCCGCGCCCCCGCCGTCACGTCGCTGCGCTTTGCGCTCCGCGAATTGAGAGGCGGTCTTGCCGGCTTTTACGTCTTCCTCGCTTGCATCGCGCTCGGCGTCGCGGCGATCGCCGGCGTCAATTCCGTCTCGCGCGCACTGACGGAAGGCATCGCCCATGAGGGCCGCACGATCCTCGGCGGCGACATCTCCTTCTCGCTCATCCACCGTCAGGCGAACCCCGAGGAATACGCCTTCCTCACAAAGACGGCCGACGATGCCCGGGGGGAGCTCACGCTCGTCTCGAATATGCGGGCGATGGCCCGCCGCCTCGACGGCTCCGATCAGACGCTCATCGAACTGAAAGCGGTCGGGCCGCTCTATCCGCAGCTCGGCACCTTCGCGCTTGCCGGCGGCGGCGACGTCCAGGAGGCACTCAGCCCCCAGAACGGGGTTTCCGGCGCCGTCGCGGCACCAGAGCTGATGGAGCGCCTCAATCTCACCGTCGGCGACGAAGTGGCACTCGGCGCGACCACAGTCGCCATCCGCGGCATCGCTGAGACCGAGCCCGATCGCCTCTCCGACGGCATCGGCTTCGGCCCCCGCCTTCTCGTCTCCGAAGAAACGCTTGAGGCCACGGGCCTCGTGCGGCCGGGCAGCCTGATCACCTACGAATACCGCCTGATCCTGCCCGGCGCTTCCGATGAGCGCCTCACCGCGATCCGCGACACCGCCGACGAGCGCTTCCCCGAAGCCGGCTGGCGCATGCGTTCGCGCGACAACGCCTCGCCGCGGCTTTCCGACAACATCGACCGGTTCGCCCAGTTCCTGACCCTCGTCGGCTTGACCGCGCTCGTCGTCGGCGGCGTCGGCGTCGGCAATGCGGTCGCAAGCTTCGTCGATCTGAAACGGCCGTCGATCGCCACGCTCAAATGCCTCGGCGCCTCGCGCAGCTTCGTCTTCCGCACTTATCTGACGCAGATCCTCATTCTCGCGGCCCTCGGAATCGCGATCGGCCTCGCCGTCGGCGCCATCCTTCCCTTCGTGGCGCTTGCCGCCCTCTCCAACATCCTTCCGCTCTCCGCCGTGCCGGCGCTTTATCCGCGCGAACTGGCGCTTGCCGCCCTCTACGGGCTTCTCGTCGCTCTGTCGTTCTCGCTCTGGCCGCTCGGCCGAGCGCGCGATCTCAAAGCTTCGAGCCTCTTTGCCGACCGTTCCGCCCATTTCGCCGCAAAACCCGCTTTGTCGATCCGCCTCCTGCAGCTCGGCCTCCTCGCCGGCCTCGCCGCCATCGCCATCCTCCTGTCGGCCGACTGGCATATCGCCGCCTGGTTCGTGGCGGGCGTCATCGTCGTCTTCTTCATCCTGCGCCTCATGGCCTTGGCCATCGTCTGGGCGGCCGCCCATGCCGGCACCATCCGCAACACCACCTTGCGGCTCGCCATTCGCAACATCCAGCGCCCGGGGGCGCTCACCGGCAGCGTCGTCCTCTCGCTGGGCCTCGGCCTGACGCTCCTCGTCACGCTCGCCCTCATCGACAGCAATATGCGGGCGCAATTGACGGGCCGCATCGCCGACGAGGCGCCGGATTTCTTCTTCGTCGACATCCAGAACGCCGAGCGCGAGCCCTTCGTCGCCCTCCTGCGCCAGGTCGCGCCCGACGGCACCATCCAGACCGTGCCGATGCTGCGCGGCCGCATCACCGAAGTTCACGGCACGCCGGCCTCCGAGATCGAGCCGGAAGAAGGCTCCGGCTGGGTGCTGCGCGGCGACCGCGGCATCACCTATTCGAGCGAGCTTCCGGAAAACTCGCGCATCGAAGAGGGCAAATGGTGGCCTGAAAATTATACCGGCGAGCCCCTCGTTTCCTTTGATGGAGATCTCGCCCGAGGCTTGGGCCTGAAGCTCGGAGACACCGTCACCGTCAATGTGCTCGGCCGCTCCATCACCGCGAAAATCGCCAATTTCCGTTCCGTGGAATGGGAATCGCTCGCCATCAACTTCGTCATGGTGTTTTCGCCCAACACGTTTGCGGGCGCGCCGCACACCCATCTCGCGACCCTCGCTCTGCCCGAAGGAAGCCCGGAGAAAATCTCCGGAAACGTCCTGCGCGAGGTCACCAACGCCTTTCCGGGCGTCACCTCCGTGCGCGTCAAGGACGCGATCGAGGCGGTCAATTCCGTGGTGCGGCAATTGGCACTCGCCGTCAGGATCGCAGCATCGCTGGCGCTCGTCGTCTCCATGCTGGTTCTCGCCGGCGCGCTCGCCGCCGGTCACCGTCAGCGCCGCCAGGACGCCGTCATTTTGAAGGCGCTCGGGGCGACCAGGCGTCAGCTGATGACGGCCTTCGCGGTCGAATACGGGCTTCTCGGCCTCGCCACCGGCTTTTTCGCGCTTCTGGCAGGTGCCGGCGCCGCCTGGCTCGTCGTCTCCGCCCTCATGGATTTCCGCTTCACGCTCTTCCCCTGGGTCGCCGCGGCAGCGGCCGTCATCGCCCTCGTCGTGACGATCGGGCTCGGCCTTGCCGGCACCTGGCGCATCCTCTCGGTGCGCCCCGCGCCCTTCCTCCGCAATCTGTGA
- a CDS encoding NAD(P)-dependent oxidoreductase: MKIGFIGLGQMGTGMAKNLIAAGHQVKLYNRTRSKAEALAGDGATVAETIADACSGEAVFTMLPDDRALAGIVDGPDGILENLPKGALHISSSTISVAMAERLAAAHSEKGQAFLAAPVFGRPEMAAAGKLFVVAGGAEAAIETAKPLFDAIGQRTFAISEEPKGASLVKLSGNFLIASVIESLGEAIALVDKGGIDKKAYLELLTSTIFGAPVYKTYGGLIVEENFEPAGFPAPLGKKDVDLAMQAGDALNVPLPIASLLHDRFLRLLAHGGENLDWSAMGALAAKDAGKRD, encoded by the coding sequence ATGAAAATCGGCTTCATCGGATTGGGCCAGATGGGCACCGGCATGGCGAAAAACCTCATCGCCGCCGGACACCAGGTCAAGCTTTACAATCGCACGCGTTCCAAGGCGGAAGCCCTTGCCGGAGACGGCGCAACCGTCGCTGAGACGATCGCCGACGCCTGCAGCGGCGAGGCCGTCTTCACCATGCTGCCGGACGACAGGGCACTCGCAGGAATCGTCGACGGCCCCGACGGCATCCTGGAAAACCTGCCAAAGGGCGCGCTCCACATCTCCTCGAGCACGATCAGCGTCGCGATGGCGGAGCGTCTCGCCGCGGCTCATTCTGAAAAAGGCCAGGCGTTTCTCGCAGCCCCCGTCTTCGGCCGGCCCGAAATGGCCGCCGCCGGCAAGCTTTTCGTCGTCGCCGGCGGCGCCGAGGCCGCCATCGAGACGGCGAAACCGCTCTTTGACGCGATCGGCCAGCGCACCTTCGCCATATCCGAGGAGCCGAAGGGCGCGAGCCTCGTGAAACTCTCCGGCAATTTCCTCATCGCCTCGGTGATCGAATCCCTCGGCGAAGCGATCGCCCTCGTCGACAAAGGCGGCATCGACAAGAAAGCCTATCTGGAGCTTCTCACCTCGACGATTTTCGGCGCCCCCGTCTACAAGACCTATGGCGGCCTCATCGTGGAGGAGAATTTCGAGCCGGCCGGCTTCCCAGCACCCCTCGGCAAGAAGGACGTCGATCTCGCCATGCAGGCGGGCGATGCCCTCAACGTGCCGCTGCCGATTGCAAGCCTCCTGCACGACCGCTTCCTGCGGCTTCTCGCCCATGGCGGAGAAAACCTCGACTGGTCGGCGATGGGCGCGCTCGCGGCAAAGGATGCCGGCAAGCGGGACTAG
- a CDS encoding GNAT family N-acetyltransferase — MRDIPEISTPRLTLRPLRIDDAAAIQRRFPQFEIVRYLNAVVPWPYPEDGALTFIRDVALPAIEAGREWHWTLRPKAGPDEAIGVISLKRDSDDDQRGFWLARQWQGQGLMSEAAEAVSAFWFETLGEPVLRVSKAVANDRSRRVSERGGMRLVAVTERNFVGGRLPSEIWEITREEWRAQRWRAMRAEGGETG; from the coding sequence ATGAGGGACATTCCAGAGATCTCGACGCCGCGCCTAACCTTGCGACCATTGCGGATCGATGACGCTGCCGCCATTCAGCGCAGGTTTCCGCAGTTCGAGATCGTCCGCTATCTGAACGCGGTGGTGCCGTGGCCCTATCCCGAGGACGGGGCGCTCACCTTTATTCGCGACGTGGCGCTGCCGGCGATCGAGGCCGGGCGCGAATGGCACTGGACGCTCCGCCCAAAGGCTGGGCCCGACGAGGCGATCGGCGTGATCAGCCTGAAGCGGGACAGCGACGACGACCAGCGCGGCTTCTGGCTGGCGCGCCAATGGCAGGGGCAGGGGCTGATGAGCGAGGCCGCCGAGGCCGTCAGCGCATTCTGGTTCGAGACGCTCGGCGAGCCGGTGCTGCGCGTTTCCAAGGCGGTCGCGAACGACCGCTCCAGGCGCGTCTCCGAGCGTGGCGGCATGCGGCTCGTCGCCGTGACGGAGCGCAACTTCGTCGGTGGCCGGCTGCCGTCGGAAATTTGGGAAATCACGCGGGAAGAATGGCGCGCGCAACGCTGGAGGGCGATGCGTGCGGAAGGTGGCGAGACAGGCTAG
- a CDS encoding arylesterase, which yields MGGGLMTGRAQAAEPVELVAFGDSLTAGYGLASGAGFADQLQARLDEEGIAAKVINAGVSGDTATGGQQRLEWSVPESADAVIVELGANDALRGVDPKVTRAALTKIVTRLQERGQKVLLAGMYAPPNLGDEYGEAFNAIYPDLAKETGVLFYPFFLDGVALDDSLKQPDGLHPTKEGVTVIVDNILPKVKELIAEVREERAQE from the coding sequence ATGGGCGGCGGACTTATGACCGGGCGGGCGCAGGCAGCCGAGCCCGTCGAGCTCGTCGCCTTCGGCGACAGCCTGACGGCGGGCTATGGCCTTGCCTCCGGCGCGGGCTTTGCCGATCAGCTGCAGGCGCGCCTCGACGAAGAGGGGATCGCGGCCAAGGTGATCAATGCCGGCGTCTCGGGCGACACGGCGACCGGCGGGCAGCAGCGGCTCGAATGGTCGGTGCCGGAGAGTGCCGATGCCGTCATCGTCGAGCTCGGCGCCAATGATGCGCTGAGGGGTGTCGACCCCAAAGTGACGCGCGCTGCGCTGACGAAGATCGTCACGCGCTTACAAGAGCGCGGCCAGAAGGTGCTTCTCGCCGGCATGTACGCGCCGCCCAATCTCGGCGACGAATATGGCGAGGCTTTCAATGCGATCTATCCCGATCTCGCGAAAGAGACGGGCGTTCTCTTCTATCCGTTCTTCCTCGACGGCGTGGCGCTCGACGACAGTCTCAAACAGCCGGACGGGCTGCATCCGACGAAAGAGGGCGTGACGGTCATCGTCGACAATATTCTGCCGAAGGTGAAGGAGCTGATCGCAGAGGTGCGAGAGGAACGGGCGCAGGAGTGA
- a CDS encoding phosphatase PAP2 family protein: MPLADVVRHPFLVPILRLMPAARTAEPGRFADLPVRLPPSSRLNRPVARAMNLVVTRPTMTALTALLAILLVFAAFPAIDLAVARLFFDPAGGFTVTGAPPFWRNVGRGLEIFIGIAIGLPLLARLLWPDRRMLVRPHKPLFLYLVLAIGPGLLVNGLLKTFSGRPRPRHLFEFGGEEVFARVGDLSGTCHSNCSFASGEAASAFWLIALVFVVPKAWRLPVFLATFGLLLIVSWTRLAMGGHFLSDVLVAWLVTFLVMIVLRLPVLYRFQPEIDRGVTAALTTLGRRLRAAGRFVFSTRA; this comes from the coding sequence ATGCCTCTTGCCGATGTCGTGCGCCACCCGTTTCTTGTCCCGATTTTGCGGCTGATGCCCGCGGCCCGCACGGCCGAACCGGGACGATTTGCGGATCTTCCCGTGCGCCTGCCGCCGTCTTCGCGTCTCAATCGGCCCGTGGCGCGCGCCATGAACCTCGTGGTGACACGCCCCACCATGACGGCCCTCACCGCACTTCTTGCGATTCTTCTGGTCTTTGCAGCCTTCCCCGCCATCGATCTCGCCGTCGCCAGGCTTTTCTTCGACCCGGCCGGCGGTTTCACCGTGACAGGGGCGCCGCCCTTCTGGCGCAATGTCGGCCGCGGCCTCGAAATCTTTATCGGCATCGCCATCGGCCTGCCCTTGCTCGCCAGGCTTCTCTGGCCGGACAGGCGGATGCTCGTGCGCCCGCACAAGCCGCTCTTCCTCTATCTCGTTCTGGCGATCGGGCCTGGGCTTCTCGTCAACGGCCTTCTCAAGACGTTTTCGGGCCGGCCGCGCCCGCGCCACCTTTTCGAATTCGGCGGCGAAGAGGTCTTCGCCCGTGTCGGCGATCTCTCCGGCACCTGCCATTCGAACTGCTCGTTCGCCTCGGGCGAAGCGGCCTCCGCCTTCTGGCTGATCGCGCTCGTCTTTGTCGTGCCGAAGGCCTGGCGCCTGCCCGTCTTTCTCGCGACCTTCGGGCTTCTCCTCATCGTCTCGTGGACGCGCCTCGCCATGGGCGGGCATTTCTTGAGCGACGTCCTGGTCGCCTGGCTCGTCACCTTCCTTGTCATGATCGTTCTGCGCTTGCCGGTGCTCTACCGTTTTCAGCCCGAGATCGATCGCGGCGTCACCGCCGCCCTCACCACTCTCGGGCGCCGGCTGCGTGCGGCGGGGCGGTTCGTGTTCTCAACCCGCGCGTAA
- a CDS encoding ABC transporter ATP-binding protein — MREPAILIDGAELTLGTGRSQVHVLRQASLVAAPGEMIGLIGPSGSGKSTLLMVVAGLERVDRGRVVVAGRDYSDMDEDALAAFRGDKIGFVFQAFHLMQTMTALENVAVPLELAGKADAFARAEKMLARVGLGERLSHYPAALSGGEQQRVAIARALVTEPAILIADEPTGNLDEDTGREIADLLFETVREHATTLLLVTHDRTLAERCDRTVRIASGHIEPVSDDKAPPARERAAASPA, encoded by the coding sequence GTGCGTGAACCGGCCATTCTGATCGACGGTGCAGAGCTGACGCTCGGCACCGGCCGCTCCCAAGTCCATGTTCTGAGGCAGGCGAGCCTCGTCGCCGCCCCCGGCGAGATGATCGGGCTCATCGGCCCGTCGGGCTCCGGCAAATCGACGCTTTTGATGGTGGTCGCGGGGCTTGAGCGCGTCGATCGCGGCCGTGTCGTCGTCGCCGGGCGCGATTATTCGGACATGGACGAAGACGCGCTCGCCGCCTTCCGCGGCGACAAGATCGGCTTCGTCTTTCAGGCCTTTCATCTGATGCAGACGATGACGGCGCTCGAAAACGTCGCCGTGCCGCTCGAGCTCGCCGGCAAGGCGGACGCCTTCGCCCGCGCCGAAAAGATGCTGGCGCGCGTCGGCCTCGGCGAGCGCCTCTCCCATTATCCGGCGGCGCTGTCGGGCGGCGAGCAGCAGCGCGTGGCGATCGCCCGCGCCCTCGTCACCGAGCCTGCGATCCTGATCGCCGACGAGCCGACCGGCAATCTCGACGAAGACACCGGCCGCGAGATCGCCGACCTGCTCTTCGAGACGGTGCGCGAGCATGCCACGACCCTCCTCCTCGTCACCCATGACCGGACGCTCGCCGAGCGCTGCGACCGGACCGTGCGGATCGCGAGCGGCCATATCGAGCCGGTGAGCGACGATAAAGCACCGCCGGCGCGCGAACGCGCCGCGGCAAGCCCGGCCTGA